The genomic DNA CAACGGCTTGCTAGCAGCGCACCGACAGGGAATATCGAGTTCCTGCAAGCGGCGATAAATTTGCCAGCGTTCCCTGCCTCGCAATTCTACGATTTGCGGGGAATGCAGTTCAGAATGTAGGGAATTCATGCTTTAAAAGCGTAATTCAGCCGTTTCTATTAAATATTGCAAGAGCAATTCTTTGCGGGAATGGCAATCCTTGCACGAGCATTGCCTCTAAAACCCAAGAACTTCTTGATTAACCTACTTTGAGTATAACGGTAAATAGTAATTATTCGCAATAAAAACGAAAAAAATTTTTGTTTTTTTGACATACCATTTTTAGCAATCTTTGTCAAGCTTAAAACTCAAACGAGTCTAAACTAGCGATCGCGCGAAATCTTCTCACCTTAACTGAGGGGAGGAAAATTCAAGCATCGCAGGCTCGAACCCGAGTTTTTTTAGGGGGAGAAAAAGATAGCACCCTGCCGAGAAGCGGCTAACTAACGCGAGGAATTTCCGGCTTGCACGCCGCGTCGGAGTAAAACTTGCTGATTGAGAACTTCGAGCGCCTTGACAAATTGAGGGTCTTTTCCCGTACCAATCCCATCGCGATCTAGCTGTAATGCTTTGCGTTGCTCGTCGCTCAACTCAAAGACGACATCGGGCGGAATCCCTTCCTTATTAATATCGCGACCGCTCGGAGTCAGGTACTTCGCAATTGTCACTGCCAAACCCGAACCATCCCCTAGGCGGCGCACGGACTGAACTAACCCCTTACCAAATGTTTGCGTTCCCACCAAAACCGCCCGTTTATTATCCTGAAGCGCGCCTGAAAGAATTTCGCTAGCACTCGCCGACCCACCATCGACAAGAATCACCAAAGGTTTATCGGTGAGAGCGCGACTGGTCGCTTGCTCTCGGTCTACTTCGCCTTCGCGGTTGACAGTGGAGACTATCGCGCCTTCCTTAAGCCACATCCGAGCAATTTCCACGCTCGCGTAGAGCAATCCGCCCGGATTAGAGCGCAAATCGAGAACGTAGCCCACGACATTTTCCTGCTCGAACTTCTCGATCGCGCTGCGCATTTCAGCCGCAGCATTCGCGCTAAATTGGTTGAGGCGAATATAACCCACCTCGCCCAAATCTGTTTTTTCGGCCCGAGCGCGTACCGGATGAATTTCGATGCGTTTGCGAGTAATCGGGTAGTCAATTTCGCGAGTGCCGCGTTTAATCGTCAGGGTCACTTTTGTCCCTTCTTCTCCGCGAATCTTGTTAACCGCATCGTTAACATCCATCCCCTTCGTATCGGTTCCGTCAATTTTGACGATGAGGTCGCGGGCTAAAACCCCCGCCGCGTAAGCGGGACTGTCTTCTATCGGCGCGATGACAATTAAGCGATCGCTCTCTTCATCCTTAGCAATCTGAATTCCGACTCCCGTCAGTTCTCCCGACGTATCGATCTGCATACTCTTAAATTCATCGGGATTCATGAAGCGCGTGTAGGGGTCTTCCAACTTGCCGAGCATTTCCCGAATCGCGTCGTAAGCTTCTTGTTGATTGCCGTAGTTCTTATTTAAATATTCATTCCGAATCCCTCGCCAGTCTACTTGATTGAAAGTTCCGTCAACGTACTGACGATTGACAATCTGCCAAACCTCATCAACTAATTCTTTAGGGCTTTCGCTAAAGAAGGCTTGACTTTGCGAAAGATGAAGTCCTGCTCCCGTAACCGCGACAGTTGTTAAAACTAGAGCCGTCGCGCCGAGAACCAATCCGCGTTTTGGATTCACCATATTACTACTATTTAAGC from Oscillatoria sp. FACHB-1406 includes the following:
- a CDS encoding Asr1405/Asl0597 family protein, translating into MNSLHSELHSPQIVELRGRERWQIYRRLQELDIPCRCAASKPLRIEVRNSYIAIQLWCVIRNLTASDRELRTRLERCWEQS
- the ctpC gene encoding carboxyl-terminal processing protease CtpC, with the translated sequence MVNPKRGLVLGATALVLTTVAVTGAGLHLSQSQAFFSESPKELVDEVWQIVNRQYVDGTFNQVDWRGIRNEYLNKNYGNQQEAYDAIREMLGKLEDPYTRFMNPDEFKSMQIDTSGELTGVGIQIAKDEESDRLIVIAPIEDSPAYAAGVLARDLIVKIDGTDTKGMDVNDAVNKIRGEEGTKVTLTIKRGTREIDYPITRKRIEIHPVRARAEKTDLGEVGYIRLNQFSANAAAEMRSAIEKFEQENVVGYVLDLRSNPGGLLYASVEIARMWLKEGAIVSTVNREGEVDREQATSRALTDKPLVILVDGGSASASEILSGALQDNKRAVLVGTQTFGKGLVQSVRRLGDGSGLAVTIAKYLTPSGRDINKEGIPPDVVFELSDEQRKALQLDRDGIGTGKDPQFVKALEVLNQQVLLRRGVQAGNSSR